From the genome of Streptomyces sp. NBC_00659, one region includes:
- a CDS encoding phosphoketolase family protein gives MPKAEHQDSTVLTDDELRTLDAHWRAANYLAVGQIYLMSNPLLTQRLTPAHIKPRLLGHWGTSPGLNLVHTHLNRVVKARGLDALCVWGPGHGGPAVLANSWLEGTYSQTYPSVPRDREGMERLFRQFSFPGGVPSHVAPETPGSIHEGGELGYSLAHAYGAAFDNPGLLVACVIGDGEAETGPLAASWHSNKFLDPVHDGAVLPILHLNGYKIANPTVLSRLPEAELDELLRGYGHEPIHVTGDDPAQVHRAMAAAFDRALDRIALLQRTAREEGVTERARWPMVVLRTPKGWTGPAEVDGEPVEGTWRAHQVPLAGVRENPEHLRQLETWLRSYRPEELFDAQGRPVADVLACVPEGSRRLGATPHANGGLLLRDLPLPPLDRFAVPVDKPGATVHEPTRVLGGLLEHVMSKTSERRDFRLVGPDETASNRLGAVFGASGKAWQAQILPVDEHLDRHGRVMEILSEHLCQGWLEGYTLTGRHGLFSCYEAFVHIVDSMVNQHIKWLRTSRELPWRAPIASLNYLLTSHVWRQDHNGFSHQDPGFVDHVLNKSPEVVRVYLPPDANTLLSVVDHALRSRDYVNVVVAGKQPCFDWLSMDEARAHCARGAGIWDWAGTADGARDPDVVLACAGDVPTQEILAASDLLRRHLPELAVRVVNVVDMTRLLPSEEHPHGMSDFEYDGLFTTDKPVIFAYHGYPWLIHRLAYRRTGHGNLHVRGYKEMGTTTTPFDMVVRNDMDRYRLVMDVVDRVPSLGVRAAVLRQKMADARSRHDIWIREHGTDLPEVADWTWTG, from the coding sequence ATGCCCAAGGCCGAACACCAGGACAGCACCGTACTGACCGACGACGAACTGCGCACTCTGGACGCCCACTGGCGGGCCGCCAACTACCTTGCCGTGGGCCAGATCTATCTGATGTCCAACCCGCTGCTCACCCAGCGCCTGACTCCCGCGCACATCAAGCCCCGCCTGCTCGGCCACTGGGGCACCTCGCCCGGCCTCAACCTGGTCCACACCCACCTCAACCGCGTCGTGAAGGCACGCGGCCTGGACGCGCTGTGCGTATGGGGTCCCGGGCACGGCGGCCCGGCCGTGCTGGCGAACTCCTGGCTGGAGGGCACGTACAGCCAGACGTACCCCTCCGTGCCACGGGACCGCGAGGGCATGGAGAGGCTGTTCCGGCAGTTCTCCTTCCCCGGCGGAGTGCCCAGCCACGTCGCCCCCGAGACGCCCGGCTCCATCCACGAGGGAGGCGAACTCGGCTACTCCCTCGCCCACGCCTACGGAGCCGCCTTCGACAACCCCGGACTGCTCGTCGCCTGCGTGATCGGTGACGGCGAGGCGGAGACGGGACCGCTCGCCGCGTCCTGGCACTCCAACAAGTTCCTCGACCCGGTCCACGACGGCGCCGTCCTGCCGATTCTGCACCTCAACGGCTACAAGATCGCCAATCCGACCGTGCTCTCCCGGCTCCCGGAGGCCGAACTCGACGAACTGCTGCGCGGATACGGCCACGAACCCATCCATGTCACCGGCGACGACCCCGCCCAGGTGCACCGCGCCATGGCCGCCGCCTTCGACCGGGCCCTGGACCGGATCGCGCTCCTCCAGCGCACGGCCCGCGAGGAAGGCGTCACCGAGCGGGCCCGCTGGCCCATGGTCGTCCTGCGCACCCCCAAAGGCTGGACCGGCCCCGCCGAGGTCGACGGCGAGCCCGTCGAAGGAACCTGGCGCGCCCATCAGGTGCCCCTCGCCGGAGTCCGTGAGAACCCCGAACACCTGCGGCAGCTGGAGACCTGGCTGCGCTCCTACCGCCCCGAGGAACTCTTCGACGCCCAGGGACGGCCGGTCGCCGACGTGCTGGCCTGCGTGCCCGAGGGCTCCCGGCGTCTGGGCGCCACCCCGCACGCCAACGGCGGCCTCCTCCTGCGCGATCTCCCGCTCCCGCCCCTGGACCGCTTCGCCGTCCCCGTGGACAAGCCCGGAGCCACCGTGCACGAGCCGACCCGGGTCCTCGGCGGCCTCCTCGAACACGTCATGAGCAAGACCTCGGAGCGCCGCGACTTCCGGCTGGTCGGCCCCGACGAGACGGCCTCCAACCGCCTGGGCGCCGTCTTCGGCGCCAGCGGCAAGGCCTGGCAGGCACAGATCCTGCCCGTGGACGAACACCTGGACCGGCACGGCCGCGTCATGGAGATCCTCTCCGAACACCTCTGCCAGGGCTGGCTGGAGGGCTACACCCTCACCGGCCGGCACGGACTGTTCTCCTGCTACGAGGCCTTCGTGCACATCGTCGACTCCATGGTCAACCAGCACATCAAATGGCTGAGGACCTCACGCGAACTGCCCTGGCGCGCCCCGATCGCCTCCCTCAACTACCTGCTCACCTCACATGTCTGGCGCCAGGACCACAACGGCTTCTCGCACCAGGACCCGGGCTTCGTCGACCACGTCCTCAACAAGAGTCCCGAGGTCGTGCGCGTCTACCTCCCGCCGGACGCCAACACCCTGCTGTCCGTGGTGGATCACGCACTGCGCAGCCGCGACTACGTGAACGTCGTCGTCGCCGGCAAGCAGCCCTGCTTCGACTGGCTCTCCATGGACGAGGCCCGCGCCCACTGCGCCCGCGGCGCCGGCATCTGGGACTGGGCGGGAACCGCCGACGGCGCCCGGGACCCCGATGTCGTCCTCGCCTGCGCGGGCGACGTCCCCACCCAGGAGATCCTGGCCGCCTCCGACCTGCTGCGCCGCCATCTGCCCGAGCTCGCCGTCCGGGTCGTCAACGTCGTCGACATGACCCGGCTGCTGCCGAGCGAGGAACACCCGCACGGGATGAGCGACTTCGAGTACGACGGACTGTTCACCACCGACAAACCGGTGATCTTCGCCTACCACGGCTACCCCTGGCTCATCCACCGCCTCGCCTACCGCCGCACCGGCCACGGGAACCTCCATGTGCGCGGCTACAAGGAGATGGGCACCACCACGACCCCCTTCGACATGGTCGTCCGCAACGACATGGACCGCTACCGGCTGGTCATGGACGTCGTCGACCGCGTCCCCAGCCTCGGCGTCCGCGCCGCCGTCCTGCGCCAGAAGATGGCCGACGCCCGCTCCCGCCACGACATCTGGATCCGCGAACACGGCACCGACCTTCCCGAGGTCGCGGACTGGACCTGGACCGGCTGA
- a CDS encoding glycoside hydrolase family 65 protein has translation MDDLTWNYEGYHPAQERLRESLCTLGNGYFATRGAAPECSADSVHYPATYAAGCYNRLTSQVAGHQVENEDMVNLPNWLPLRVRTATGTWLTPDSHRLLDHRLRLDLVAGTLERTVRYEDEEGRRLAVRQLRLVHMADPHLALLRTQVTAEGWSGPVEIESALDGTVTNSGVERYRSLASRHLTDVRTGTGKPDTVWLRCRTSASEIGIGLAARTVTDAPAETTDAHTPGRATQTLRIALADGRTVTVDKTVALHTSHDTAIKDPLDAAVDRVGRAADFEGLLDTHRTAWQALWRKAELDVPGSVGPILRLHQFHVLQTLSPHTAELDVGVPARGLHGEAYRGHVFWDELFVLPYLNLHFPEVSRALLTYRHRRLERARRAAQDAGRTGAMYPWQSGSDGREETQQLHLNPRSGRWLADHSHLQHHVGSAIAYNVWQYCEASGDTEFLHTKGIEMLVQIARFWAGFAEYDGTLGRYRIRGVVGPDEYHDAYPDSIRPGLDDNAYTNVTAAWVLARTLDVLGELPELLRRDLVERTGLDPAELDLWHDVSSGLHVPFHSGVVSQFEGYGDLAELDWEGYRDRYGDIRRLDRILEAEGDSVNRYQASKQADVLMLGYLFAPAELGALFRRLGHEVDDTLWRRTVDHYLSRTSHGSTLSSLVHGWVLGRARRAEAWTYIHEALRGDIADLQGGTTGEGIHLGAMAGTLDLVQRGLTGLETRGGALRFDPVPLPELSEYGLALRYRGHRGVQLHLSAGRLMVSVPASDEPPIDITLADRTVTVAPGESCTLTLPERRR, from the coding sequence ATGGACGACCTCACCTGGAACTACGAGGGCTACCACCCGGCGCAGGAACGTCTGCGCGAATCGCTGTGCACCCTCGGCAACGGGTACTTCGCGACCCGGGGCGCGGCCCCGGAGTGCTCCGCCGACTCCGTCCACTACCCGGCCACGTACGCGGCGGGCTGCTACAACCGTCTGACCTCACAGGTGGCCGGGCACCAGGTCGAGAACGAGGACATGGTCAACCTCCCCAACTGGCTGCCCCTGCGTGTGCGGACCGCCACCGGGACCTGGCTCACCCCCGACTCCCACCGGCTGCTCGACCACCGGCTGCGCCTCGACCTGGTCGCGGGCACCCTGGAACGCACCGTGCGCTACGAGGACGAGGAGGGCCGGCGCCTGGCCGTGCGGCAGCTGCGCCTGGTCCACATGGCCGATCCCCACCTCGCCCTGCTGCGCACGCAGGTGACGGCCGAGGGCTGGTCCGGACCTGTCGAGATCGAGTCGGCACTCGACGGGACGGTCACCAACAGCGGAGTCGAGCGCTATCGCTCCCTCGCCTCCCGCCACCTCACGGACGTCAGGACCGGCACCGGGAAACCGGACACGGTCTGGCTCCGCTGCCGCACCTCCGCCTCGGAGATCGGCATCGGACTGGCCGCCCGTACCGTCACGGACGCTCCCGCCGAGACGACGGACGCGCACACCCCGGGACGCGCCACCCAGACGCTCAGGATCGCGCTGGCCGACGGCCGGACGGTGACGGTGGACAAGACCGTGGCCCTGCACACCTCCCACGACACGGCGATCAAGGACCCGCTGGACGCGGCCGTCGACCGGGTCGGGCGGGCCGCGGACTTCGAGGGGCTGCTGGACACCCATCGCACCGCGTGGCAGGCACTGTGGCGCAAGGCCGAACTGGACGTGCCGGGCAGCGTGGGACCGATCCTGCGTCTGCACCAGTTCCACGTGCTCCAGACGCTCTCCCCGCACACCGCGGAGCTCGACGTCGGAGTCCCGGCGCGCGGGCTGCACGGCGAGGCCTACCGGGGGCACGTCTTCTGGGACGAACTGTTCGTGCTGCCGTACCTGAACCTCCATTTCCCCGAGGTCTCCCGCGCCCTGCTCACCTATCGTCACCGCCGTCTGGAGCGGGCCCGCCGGGCGGCCCAGGACGCCGGCCGCACCGGCGCGATGTACCCGTGGCAGAGCGGCAGCGACGGGCGGGAGGAGACCCAGCAACTGCACCTGAACCCGCGTTCCGGCCGCTGGCTGGCCGACCACTCGCACCTCCAGCACCACGTCGGGTCGGCGATCGCGTACAACGTGTGGCAGTACTGCGAGGCGAGCGGCGACACCGAGTTCCTGCACACCAAGGGCATCGAGATGCTCGTGCAGATCGCCCGCTTCTGGGCCGGCTTCGCCGAGTACGACGGCACCCTCGGCCGCTACCGGATCCGCGGTGTCGTCGGCCCCGACGAGTACCACGACGCCTACCCGGACTCCATCCGGCCCGGCCTCGACGACAACGCGTACACCAATGTGACGGCCGCCTGGGTGCTCGCCCGGACCCTCGACGTGCTGGGCGAGCTGCCCGAGCTGCTGCGCCGGGACCTCGTGGAGCGGACCGGCCTCGACCCCGCCGAACTCGACCTCTGGCACGACGTGTCGAGCGGACTGCACGTGCCCTTCCACTCCGGTGTCGTCAGCCAGTTCGAGGGGTACGGCGACCTCGCGGAGCTCGACTGGGAGGGCTACCGGGACCGGTACGGCGACATCCGGCGGCTCGACCGGATCCTGGAGGCCGAGGGCGACAGCGTCAACCGCTACCAGGCCTCGAAGCAGGCGGACGTGCTGATGCTGGGCTATCTCTTCGCGCCGGCCGAACTCGGCGCTCTGTTCCGCAGGCTCGGACACGAGGTCGACGACACCCTCTGGCGGCGCACCGTCGACCACTACCTGAGCCGCACGAGCCACGGTTCGACGCTGAGCAGTCTCGTGCACGGCTGGGTGCTGGGCCGGGCCCGGCGCGCCGAGGCCTGGACGTACATCCACGAGGCTCTGCGGGGCGACATCGCCGACCTTCAGGGCGGCACCACGGGGGAGGGCATCCACCTGGGCGCGATGGCGGGCACCCTCGATCTCGTCCAGCGCGGGCTGACCGGTCTCGAGACCCGCGGCGGAGCCCTGCGGTTCGACCCGGTCCCGCTGCCGGAGCTGTCCGAGTACGGTCTCGCGCTCCGCTACCGGGGGCATCGTGGTGTGCAGCTGCACCTGAGCGCGGGGAGGCTGATGGTGAGCGTGCCGGCGTCGGACGAGCCGCCGATCGACATCACCTTGGCGGACCGCACGGTCACGGTGGCGCCGGGTGAGTCCTGCACCCTCACGCTGCCGGAACGGCGACGATGA
- the ppk2 gene encoding polyphosphate kinase 2, translating into MAEEKTAKVPRETYERELLRLQTELVKLQEWVRTEGARVVVVFEGRDAAGKGGTIKRVAEHLNPRLARIAALPTPTERERTQWYFQRYVEHLPAAGEIVLFDRSWYNRAGVEHVMGFCTKEEHQLFLRQCPIFERMLVEAGVLLRKYWFSVSDAEQQKRFRRRLHDPTRRWKLSPMDLESITRWEAYSRAKDEMLVHTDIVEAPWFVVESDDKRRARLNMIAHLLSTVPYREVPPPVLELPDRPPSTGYVRPPRDLQTFVPDHAASL; encoded by the coding sequence ATGGCCGAGGAGAAGACGGCGAAGGTGCCGCGTGAGACGTACGAGCGGGAGCTGCTGCGTCTGCAGACGGAGCTGGTGAAGCTCCAGGAGTGGGTGCGGACCGAGGGCGCCCGTGTGGTGGTGGTCTTCGAGGGCCGGGACGCGGCGGGCAAGGGCGGCACGATCAAGCGGGTGGCGGAGCATCTGAACCCGCGTCTCGCACGGATCGCTGCGCTGCCGACGCCCACCGAGCGCGAGCGCACCCAGTGGTACTTCCAGCGGTATGTGGAGCATCTGCCGGCCGCCGGGGAGATCGTGCTGTTCGACCGGAGCTGGTACAACCGCGCCGGGGTCGAGCACGTCATGGGCTTCTGCACGAAGGAGGAGCATCAGCTCTTCCTCCGCCAGTGTCCGATCTTCGAGCGGATGCTGGTGGAAGCGGGGGTGCTGCTGCGCAAGTACTGGTTCTCGGTGAGCGACGCGGAGCAGCAGAAGCGGTTCCGGCGCCGGCTGCATGACCCCACGCGGCGCTGGAAGCTGTCGCCCATGGACCTGGAGTCGATCACCCGCTGGGAGGCCTACTCCCGGGCGAAGGACGAGATGCTGGTGCACACGGACATCGTCGAGGCGCCGTGGTTCGTGGTCGAGAGCGACGACAAGCGCCGCGCCAGGCTGAACATGATCGCCCATCTGCTGTCCACCGTCCCGTATCGCGAGGTGCCGCCGCCGGTTCTGGAGCTGCCCGACCGGCCGCCGTCGACGGGTTACGTCCGCCCGCCGCGCGATCTGCAGACGTTCGTCCCCGACCACGCGGCGAGCCTGTAG